ACGCGAAAACAGGTTTTAGAATGAATGACCGTCTCCCGCAAGAAAAAAATGAGGAATCACTCATTTTTTCCGAAAATCCTGTATAATTTTTCATATATTAAAAGTCAAGCAAAAAACAATTTACGATTTATACACAAAAAAACGGAATTTGAAACCATTGTTTCCCTGTTTATTTATTCACAGCTCCCGCTCAGGACTTTTTGACATCACTATTCCCCTGCCAACCCTGAGAACCATGGAATTCCAGGGTATTCTGCATTAAATCAGAGTTTTCCATCTTGTCTCCAGAACCTCAGAGCGGACAATCAATTCCATAACTTTATCAATGATTCCGTTACAATAGACTGTTCCGCACCAGAATGAATCACCCCTCATTAGAATTCAGTTTGACACCCGCCCCATCGGTGGTTAATGTGTCGCCAATTCAATATCAGATTGATCCTTTCAAACCCTCGATCCAATTAATAAAGCTTCAAACAGGTAGCCTATCATGAGCAAACAGGAAGAAAAGATACCGTTTGGCGGGAAGACAGCGTCAGGCACAGATACCAATCCGAGCAATATTATGCCCGCCAAACTTACACCGGACAGCAGGCTGAAATTCAGATGTCATCCCGGCGTTTCCTGCTTCACTGCCTGTTGCGGAGATATCAACATCATCCTCACCCCATACGATATCCTGCGCATCCGCAAAGCCACAAATCTTCCTGCCGATGAATTCCTGCTCCGCTTTACAACCCCTGTCTTTCTTGAAAAAACCGACATGCCGGGCGTAAAACTCCATCTTGATGAAAATGGCCGGTGTCCCTTCGTTACAGACGAAGGATGTACAATCTACCCGGATCGCCCGACCACCTGCCGTTACTACCCTGTCGGCATGTCTTTTTTCCATGAAGCCGCAGATGTGGGCGGCACCTCCGAGGAATTCTATTTTCTGGTAAAAGAGCCCCATTGCAAGGGCCATGACGAAAAGCAGGAAATGACCATAAGGGAGTGGCGTTCCGACCAGGGGATCGATGACAGCGACCATATGAACAAAGAATGGATGGAGCTCGTAATGCGCCGCAAATCATTCGGGATGCAGGCCACGCTGAGTGAGGCCGCGCAGAAAATGTTTTTCATGGCCAGCACCGATCTCGACAAGTTCCGCAGTTTTGTTTTCAGCAAATCCTTTCTCGACACCTATGAACTCGACCAGCACACTTTGGACACGATCAAGGATGACGATATCGCCCTGATGAAGTTTTCATTCAAATATCTTGCCTCGTCACTTTTCGGCACCCAGGATCTCAAAATCAAAGATGAAAAGATAAAAGCCAAAGCGGAACAGATCAGACAGAAGCAGGGTGATCTGGAAAAGAAGGCTGAAGAGACATACAAACAACTTGAGGCCGATCGGGACATGCTCCTGGCCGAGATGAAAAAGAAATAGAGCCGTGGCAGGGCACTAATTTCGGGCCTCCTGAATAGCCCGGGTCACCCTTCAAGTTTTATGGAGAACACCGTCCCCTCTCCGGGTGAACTGGCGACTTCAATACGGCCTTTATGACTGTCGATGATGTTTTTGACAATGGCGAGTCCCAGACCGGTGCCCCGATATTTGTCGGTATAGAATGGTTTGAATATCTGCTGCAGGCCTTCGTCCGTGATTCCCGGACCATTATCGCTAATCTCAATGGTCACTCCGGAATTTTTCGGATTCTCCGCCGGGTGACCCTTCACCGTGATTTTCAGCATTCCTCCATCTTTCATGGCCTGAATACCGTTAATCAGTACATTCAGCAGTGCCCGGTATAACAGCTCTCGGTCAATCGGGATCGGTTTGAGATTCTCATCAATATTCAGTGTGCATTCGATCTTGTTTTTATCCAGTTCCGGAGAGATAAATGCCGCAGCCCCTCTTACAACTTCAGCGATGGAAGCCGGTTTCAGTTTGATCTCTCTCGGCCTTGCAAAATCAAGAAACTCTCTGACAATCCCATCAAGCCGAACTGTTTCTTCGATGATCACCGAAGCGAGCTGGACGTTGGCCGGCGACGTTTCGCCAAGACGCTTGCGCAGCATCTCCGCAGTACTGCGGACTATTCCCAGCGGGTTTTTTATCTCGTGGGAGACCGAGGCCACCATTTTGCCAAGACCGGCCAGATGTTCACTCCGATGCAGTTTGTCTTCAAGCACCTGCCTCTCCCTGGCCCTTGCATCAATGATTTTGTCAGCCCTGGCAACAATCAGCCGCAGCACCACGAAAAGACAGAACATGCAGAGGAAGGAAATCAGGGTGATAATGGCCTTGAGTCTTATGGTTGCCTCATAATCCTCCGACAGGTCCTGAATAATCTCGATAACCCCGAGGATGGAGCTTGGGGTCTTTTCCGATCTGAAGGGAATATATGAGATCAGTCTATAGGAGGGCTTCTCCCTGCCCGGCAGAAGATTGATGAATGACCCCTTGGCCTGCAGCAGGGAGGAAGTTCTTCCCGCTTTCGCCATCTGGAACTGCTCCAGCCCCTCACCCTCCTGGCCGACCCTGCCGCTTGTCGTGCTGTACACGATCATATTGTTCTTCTGGTCAAGGATGCTCACCGATTCGACATTCAGGCCGTGCGTGATATCCCTGATAATCGCATCAAGACGTTTCTGTTGTCCGGGATGCTGCGGAATCAGACTCCCGTAGCGGAGGAAAGAGGGGAGAACGAACCTGTCGTATACCTGATGATTGATGTTCCGGGCTGAAACAAGTGCATACTCTTCGCTCCTTCTGAGCATCACCCCGTTGGCATGGTTGGAGATGAGCGTGGCAAGAACCGGCGCAAACACCAGAAACACCAGGAGGGTGGTGAAAGAAAAAAACTTCACCAGCCCAAAGGGTTCGTAATCTTTTGTTTTGTCCGGCCCCATTATGTTCTCACGAACAGCATCCGCATTTTTTACACCTTGAAGTGTCACAGGGAGCAGTCATCTTTTCGCCAAGAGCGCGCTGATACTCCCGCCACAGGTAGCCTGGTTTTATCCGATGATCAATGATCGTCCAGGGGAAGATTTCCCCCTCTCCTCTGTCGCACCCGACATAGTCATCCGTTGTAATATCATTTTGCCGAAAAACATGTCGCCAGTTTGCACCGCTTTTCGCAAGCTCGATAAGAGCCGGAGCAAGACGCCGGTCACCTCTGGCAATTACCGCCTGAAGAAAGGCACTGTCAGGTTTTTCGCCCATGATTTTCAGATTAGCGACTCCGACAAGATTCTGCCGCAAGAATTTCATTTTATTTTTCAGTTGCTCGATGGTGGCAAACGGGTGAAACTGGAACGGAGTCCAGGCTTTGGGAACAAAGGGGTTGATACTGAGCGTGAGCGTGCTGAGTCGACCTCTTTCACGCCCCGGGCCTGACATCACCCCCAGCACCTCCCGGACCAGCGTGACCATTTCCAGAAGATCCTCTTCCGTCTCGGTGGGCAGACCAATCATGAAATAAAGCTTCAGATTGACCACCCCGGCCCGGACAAGCTTTTCAGCGGAACCGAGAATATCCTCTCTGGTAATCCCCTTGTTGATCACTTTTCTCAAGCGCTCTGAACCGCCATCAGGTGCCAGAGCAACCGTTTTCAAATTGCTGTCCGCGAGGAGCCGAATCAGTGAATCATTCAGGGTGTCCGCCCGTAACGATGAAAACGAAAGTCGGCATCCCTGGGCCAGGAGCGTATCAACTATCTGTGCCAGATCCTCCGCCTTCGCCATCTCCATCCCGAGCAGTCCGACCTTGGTGATGCCCTCGGGCCTTTCGTGGAGCGCTTCAAGCACCGAAGCCAACGAACGGAGCCGGGGGGGGCGATACACGTACCCTGCGGCACAGAATCGGCAGCCTCTGCTGCAGCCACGCCCAAGTTCAACCAGGAATAGATCTGAAAATTCCGCGGCCGGGGTCACAATCTTCGAACAAACGGCAACCTCCTTGTTTTCTGAGCGAGAAACAGCGATTCGTGCAGGGAGACCTTGCCGGGCAACAATCTTTTCAAGTTTTCGATGCGCAGTGTAAAAATATTCATAAAAGGCTGGCACATAACAACCCACGATTTTTCTGCCAAATTCCGCAAGCACGCTTGAACGATCCCCGGGCAACCCCTCCCTGATCAGCCTGGACATAATTTGCGTCAAGGGTGGGTCGGCTTCGCCGATAACCATCAGATCAACAAAGGGCGCCAGGGGTTCCGGGTTGATGGAGCAGGCAACACCTCCCGCGATGATCAGCGGCGACACCGGTTTTACGGGAAGCCCGGCCCGCTTTTCCGCCAGGGGCTCGATATTACCGGCAAGCAACATACTGAGCAGGGAGATGATATCTTTCTCGAAACTCAACGAAACAAGAAGAATGGGAAAATCAGTGATGGGCCTTGATGACTCCACAGAAAGCGCCATTTCCCCGTCAGCGGGGAGAAACAGTCGCTCACAGACAACCTCGTCCAGGCAATTCAGCATGTCGTAAACCAGCTGGAAGCCGAGATTTGACATACCAACCCGATAGGCGTTGGGAAAAATCAGTCCGACCGGCAGCCTGCCGGTCCAGCTCTTTTTCCAGGACCCTTTTTCACTGGAAAGACTATGCTCCGGGCCTGGCCTTTGATGCCGCATTGATTATTTCATATTCGGATGAGTGGAGAAATTCTAAAGAAAAGCTGGAAATTATTCTGCAAACCATACCGGGTAGCGCATGTACTTCGGCTACCCCAGCTTTTCCACGCAATGCAATTTTTCTGCCTGGGAAAACGACATGTCGGTCAAGTTAGCAGTGACGAGAAGGTCAGCCGGCGAAAAACTACCGAAAGACTGATGTTTGCCGGGTATCTGCCTGTTCTTCTCTTGCGAGATTCAATTCTCGTTTCTACGAATAAAGGTGGGCGTGTCCAGATGATCCTCATCAAAACCTACATCCAGGAAAGGGTTGCGCTGACGCCCGCTCCCTGCCGGCCGGGAAGACTCTCCGGCATGGCTCTCCTTGTTCTGGAAGGGAAGCGTCTGGGCCACTGAAGGTTTTCTAGGCTCGCTCAACCTTGTCACCTTATCCGGGAGGGAATTTAGATCTTCTGCTGTATTGATCCCGGTGGCAATGACGGTGACCCGCAACCCTTCCCCGAGTGACTCGTCAAAGGTCACCCCGAGAATTATATTGGCGTTTTCATGTGCTTCTTCATAGATTCGGCTGGTGATCTCGGTCACCTCCGCCATGCTGAGCAGATCTTCCCGAGACGAGACGTTGATCAGAACCCCCCGTGCGCCATCAATACTGATATCCTGCAGGAGAGGGCTCGCTATCGCCATATCGACCGCGTCGATCCCTCGATTCTCACCTACTCCGAGACCGGCTCCCATGAGTGCCGGGCCCATCTCGTTCATGATTGCTTTCACATCCGCAAAATCCGGATTGATATACCCGGGAAGGTTGATTGTATCGGTGATCCCTTTCACTGCCTGGACGAGAATGTTGTCGGCCATTTTCATGCTGTCAATAAACCGGCCACCCTTGCCCGAGAGTGAAAGCAGGCGATCATTGGGAACAGTGATGATTGTATCAACATGTTTTTTAAGCATTTCCCAACCCTTGGTGGCGTTCCGCATCCTGGTCTGCCCCTCAAAGGTGAAGGGCTTGGTGACAACCGCCACGGTCAGAGCGCCCATCTCCTTACTGACCCTCGCCACAACAGGAGCCGCTCCGGTCCCGGTGCCGCCGCCGAGGCCCGCCGTGACAAAAACCATGTCGCATTCGCCGATGATGCTGCGAATCTCCTCCACACTTTCTTCCGCAGCCTCACGGCCTCTTTCCGGGTTGGCTCCGGCGCCAAGCCCCTTGGCGCTGCCCGGTCCGAGCTGCAGCCTGATGTCGGCGCGTGAGTTTTCAAGGGCCTGCAGGTCGGTATTGGCGGCAATAAACTCCACGCCACGGATCTTGTTTTCCGCCATGGTATTGATTGCGTTGCCGCCGCCACCACCAACACCTACAACTTTTATGATTGCGCGGGATTTATTGTCTGCGAATTCGAATGACATCTGAACTCCGGAGTCAGTTCTCTAATAGTTTGACCAAGGTAAATATTTATACCTCAAAGCAGTCGTCACTTCTACTGATTTTTTTAAATATTTCAAGTCGTTCGGCACTTATCGGAGGTCTGGAGAACCGTGTTTGCCCAACCCTCACGGACCAGACGCGTCCTGCTTCTTCCGCTCCCTTGAACAAAAATCAGAACGCCCCCCGAAACCAGTCCCGCATGCGCCCCGCCAGTCGGCCGAACACACCGTCTTCATTATTTTTGAAGCGTTGGCTAGACTCGTTCTTCATGGCAAAAAAAATCAGGCCCAGACTGGTTGCATACTGGGGAGTACTGACCATATCCGCCATTCCCCCCACTTTCTTCGGATATCCAATCCGGACCGGGAGATCAAATATCTGCTCGGCCAGATCGACCATGTTGGCCAGAAGCGATGTGCCGCCGGTCATTACCAACCCGGCGTTAATCTTGTCGTGATAGGACGAGTCCTTGAGCTGATCTTTGATCAGCGACAGCATCTCCTCAACCCGTGGCTCCAGAATTTCTCCCATGACCCTCCGCGAGATCCTCCGGGAATCCCTGCCCCCGACACTGGGAACTTCTATCACCTGGTCCTTATCGATCAGCGATGCCAGGGCCGAACCGTATTTTTCCTTCAGAATTCCGGCCTCTTTAAGGGGAGTTCGCAAACCGATGGAGAGATCGTTGGTGAGATTATGCCCCCCCAGACCCAGAAC
This DNA window, taken from Pseudomonadota bacterium, encodes the following:
- a CDS encoding YkgJ family cysteine cluster protein, with amino-acid sequence MSKQEEKIPFGGKTASGTDTNPSNIMPAKLTPDSRLKFRCHPGVSCFTACCGDINIILTPYDILRIRKATNLPADEFLLRFTTPVFLEKTDMPGVKLHLDENGRCPFVTDEGCTIYPDRPTTCRYYPVGMSFFHEAADVGGTSEEFYFLVKEPHCKGHDEKQEMTIREWRSDQGIDDSDHMNKEWMELVMRRKSFGMQATLSEAAQKMFFMASTDLDKFRSFVFSKSFLDTYELDQHTLDTIKDDDIALMKFSFKYLASSLFGTQDLKIKDEKIKAKAEQIRQKQGDLEKKAEETYKQLEADRDMLLAEMKKK
- a CDS encoding two-component sensor histidine kinase, yielding MGPDKTKDYEPFGLVKFFSFTTLLVFLVFAPVLATLISNHANGVMLRRSEEYALVSARNINHQVYDRFVLPSFLRYGSLIPQHPGQQKRLDAIIRDITHGLNVESVSILDQKNNMIVYSTTSGRVGQEGEGLEQFQMAKAGRTSSLLQAKGSFINLLPGREKPSYRLISYIPFRSEKTPSSILGVIEIIQDLSEDYEATIRLKAIITLISFLCMFCLFVVLRLIVARADKIIDARARERQVLEDKLHRSEHLAGLGKMVASVSHEIKNPLGIVRSTAEMLRKRLGETSPANVQLASVIIEETVRLDGIVREFLDFARPREIKLKPASIAEVVRGAAAFISPELDKNKIECTLNIDENLKPIPIDRELLYRALLNVLINGIQAMKDGGMLKITVKGHPAENPKNSGVTIEISDNGPGITDEGLQQIFKPFYTDKYRGTGLGLAIVKNIIDSHKGRIEVASSPGEGTVFSIKLEG
- a CDS encoding radical SAM protein, giving the protein MRHQRPGPEHSLSSEKGSWKKSWTGRLPVGLIFPNAYRVGMSNLGFQLVYDMLNCLDEVVCERLFLPADGEMALSVESSRPITDFPILLVSLSFEKDIISLLSMLLAGNIEPLAEKRAGLPVKPVSPLIIAGGVACSINPEPLAPFVDLMVIGEADPPLTQIMSRLIREGLPGDRSSVLAEFGRKIVGCYVPAFYEYFYTAHRKLEKIVARQGLPARIAVSRSENKEVAVCSKIVTPAAEFSDLFLVELGRGCSRGCRFCAAGYVYRPPRLRSLASVLEALHERPEGITKVGLLGMEMAKAEDLAQIVDTLLAQGCRLSFSSLRADTLNDSLIRLLADSNLKTVALAPDGGSERLRKVINKGITREDILGSAEKLVRAGVVNLKLYFMIGLPTETEEDLLEMVTLVREVLGVMSGPGRERGRLSTLTLSINPFVPKAWTPFQFHPFATIEQLKNKMKFLRQNLVGVANLKIMGEKPDSAFLQAVIARGDRRLAPALIELAKSGANWRHVFRQNDITTDDYVGCDRGEGEIFPWTIIDHRIKPGYLWREYQRALGEKMTAPCDTSRCKKCGCCS
- the ftsZ gene encoding cell division protein FtsZ; this translates as MSFEFADNKSRAIIKVVGVGGGGGNAINTMAENKIRGVEFIAANTDLQALENSRADIRLQLGPGSAKGLGAGANPERGREAAEESVEEIRSIIGECDMVFVTAGLGGGTGTGAAPVVARVSKEMGALTVAVVTKPFTFEGQTRMRNATKGWEMLKKHVDTIITVPNDRLLSLSGKGGRFIDSMKMADNILVQAVKGITDTINLPGYINPDFADVKAIMNEMGPALMGAGLGVGENRGIDAVDMAIASPLLQDISIDGARGVLINVSSREDLLSMAEVTEITSRIYEEAHENANIILGVTFDESLGEGLRVTVIATGINTAEDLNSLPDKVTRLSEPRKPSVAQTLPFQNKESHAGESSRPAGSGRQRNPFLDVGFDEDHLDTPTFIRRNEN